The sequence ATCTTTTTGCTTCATACAAAGCATTATCTGCTTTATTGATGGCAACTTCTATATTATTATCGGCTACCAGATCAACCATTGATACACCTACACTTATGGTCACTTGTAATTGCCTCTCCTGATCATATGTTATCACCATCTTTTCAACCAATTCCCATATATTCTGTGCAATTTGCATACTGCTTTCTAAGTCTGTATCCGGGAGAAGTATGATATATTCTTCTCCTCCAAACCGACAGACTATGTCACTTTTTCTTGTATGTTCCAATAAAATATTCGCAACTCCAATGATTACTTTATCACCAATATGATGACCATAGGTGTCATTCACACTTTTGAAATCATCAATATCAAACATGATCAATGAGATTTCATTGTTTGTTCTTTGGTTCATATTGAAAATATCTTCAGATATCTCTGAAAAATAGCGTCTATTGTAGAGTTTTGTCATTGGATCAATGGAAGCTAAAAGTTTTAACTCCTCTTTACTTACTTCTAGATCTTGCGTACGCTGTTTGATCTTCTCCTCGAGTCTACTGTATACCATTGTATTTTCAATGGAGATAACGATCTGCCCACTTAAATGCTGTAAGAACCTTACTTTATCTCCAGTAAAGACTGAAGATACCAGATTATTTTCCAGATAGATGATCCCTCTGAGTTCCCCCTGTAAGATCAAAGGTGCACAAAAAAGAGATTTTATCAACCTCGTTGATACATAAGATGTATCAAAAATGTTATTTTGGGTCATATCATCGATCACGATCGACTCTTTTGTACGTAAGACATAATTGATAATAGGATGTACGATCATATCGACATCTGTATATGGGATTTCCTGCATCACATCTACAACAGAAAAATCTTCGTTTGCAGAAGCTTGAACCACAAAACCACTGTCTTCTTTCAAGAGTAAATGGCCATGCTGCGCTCCGGCACTCTCCATAATGATACGTATCAATGTCTTAAGCAGACTGGAAAACTCATGCTCTTGGGCAATCACCTCTGATACCTTGATCAATGTTTTAACATCAAAGCTCAAATTCTCTTCTTCACCTGTATATTCTATATAGTTGATACCCCATTTATTGAAATTTCTTAGTGATTCATCTTTATATATCTTTACAGCTCTTTTTTGACCCAAAGTCTCATAAAGTTCTGCAGCGAGTCTATTGGTGATTGCTCTCAAGTGTCTCTGCCCATAAATTTGAGCAAGATCTATTGCCTTCTCATAATATAAAAATGCTTCTTTATAATTATTTTCTATACGATAGAGTTCTGCCTGCAGGATATTTGCCCTGACCAAAAAGTTTTCAGCACATTCGCCTGCCCACTTCACAAATTTTTTCTTTACATTTTCTATAGTATTTTTATATTTTCTTCGTGTCAATATATCTTTTGTCTCGATCAACTTCGCTAAGATCATAGCATCATAAAATAGATATTCAGTATGGTGTAACATACCTTTTGATGATTTTGCAAACTTTTTTCCCTGCAGGCTTATCTGATGTGCCTCTTTATACGCTTGCTGTAGATAGAGTGCAGTCATTTTATTGACATAGTAGTAATGTGCAAAGTGTTCAGACTCATAATCTTCAAGGCTTTCTACATAAGAAGATTCATCAAAATTATCACTGTCGTAAGAATGCAGTGTTTTCGTTTTTCCTGTAAGATTCAATATGGTTTGTTTTACACTCAAGATAGCACCATACTGTTCTTTTGCACCGATATCCAAAATGATTTTTTCAAAATCCTTTATCTGTATCAAAATATCTTCAAAAGCCACACCTCTCATAAACATACTCTGAATAATACCTGCAGCAGCACAGCCTGTATGAAACCAATCCCCGATCTCCAAACCGTTTTTATAGGCGTTATGCCATACTTCTTCAGTTTCCATAGCCGGTCGTATCCATGAGATCCCAAAATAACCACACACAAATTGAACTTCAGCATGTTGTGTTGTATTTTCAAATCTTTTAAGCATATCAAATGAAAACCGACTATATGCATACCCTAATTTATGGTTACGTAGAATTCCACCTTCGAAAATAACACCATAGACTGTAAATCCTATGACAGATTCTTTGGTCAATCCATGTTCTAAACAGAGTTTTACAATGATCATTGCATTGGCAACGCATAATGCTGGGCGTATTTGATAGGCTGCCTGCAAAATGTTTGCCATGATCTTAATGGTCATTTTAAAATTTTCATCATTTGATTCAGGAAGCTCTATAAGGTCTTCCACACTATATCTACGTAATTTAAGTTTTAAACCTAAGAACTCTGAAATAAAAAGAGGCGGGACAAATGTTTTTGGTATGAGAATACCAAAACTTTCTGCAGCCACACGCCCCACTTCGTAGGCGTTCTTAAATTGTGCAATATCTGAATAGAGTTTAATAAGTAACTCATATATCTCACCTTTTTGCAATATTGTTTGGGCAACTTCAAGTGCTTTTTCATAATACTCTATAGCCACACCACTATGATTGCATAAATGTTCACATTCAGCCCTCTGCTTTAAAATCAACACGGTATTTTCAACAGAATGGTTGAAACAATAAAATTCCATAGCTTTTTTAATATACTTCAATGCACTTTCAAAATCACCACTTTTCTTTGCATAGATCGACGCATCCAAGTTCAGCTTAGCAAGATATTTTTTATCCCTTACATAGGCTGAGCCTATGTTCAAATGATTGACACACTCAAGCAAATTTTGATGATCCTGAACCTCTCTACTTTGTTCTTGCTGGCACCCTATTTTATAATGGACCTTATGCAGTACCTTTCCCAAAAGTAAATTATGTATAGCATGTTGCATTTTATCATGTAAAAACCGATAACGCTTCTCATCTAACGTGTTTGTATGATCAATAACTATCCATCCTGACGCTAATGCCAAAGCCAAAGATTTCTCAAATAGTTCATCCTGATTAAATACGTTTTTCAACAGTTCATGGGAAAAAGTATTTCCCATACATGACGCTATACATAACAGGTTTCGTACATAGGGTGACAATGAGTCAATATTATTTGATAACATATCAAAAACGTTATCAGAAATTTGCAATGCATTAATTTTGTGCAGATCACATCTCCATTCTAATTGCTGCATATCAAACCATATGACATCATCCTTATAGAGTTGCTTCAAATACTCTTTTACAAAAAAAGGATTTCCTCTAGTTCGCTCAAAGATGATATCTGCCACCTCTTTTCCTACTTCCAGCTGTATATTATCTCTGATCAATGTTTCTATGTGATCTTTAGAGAGTGGTGACATAGTCATCTCGTATATCTTTAGATCAAAAACCTTCAGTTCCTGTAACACAGTACCAAAAAGAGGATTGTCTGAGATTTCCGTCTCATCATCTCTATACGCCATAAATACTATGACATTTTCTAAATTCAGTATGACACTCTTGATCCATTGCAATGTAACAACATCAGCCCATTGGATATCATCTGCAAAAATACATAACGGTCTTTCATCGAGCAGAAAGATCTGCATAAAACGTACCAAAAGATTATCCAGATTAACTTTTTGTTCTTTGTTCTTTACATGTTCAGTAGAAGGATCTTGACCTAATATCATATGTATTTCGGGAATGACCTCTGTCAGCATATATGCTTGTTCTCCCAAGCTGCTTAACAATTTATTTCTATACCGTTTTAAGGTTTTTTCGTCTTGTGAGATGATCTCTCTGACCATCGTACTTAGTGTAATATAGAGTATCTGGTAAGGCGTACTCTGCTCACCTGAGTCAAGTTTAAACTTACATATATGAGAAAAATTATTTTTATTTTTATCTATCACTTTGTTAATAAATGATGATTTCCCCATACCTGACTTGCCTTGTACCAGTATGATCTTGTTTACGTTATCGCTCTTTAAATCAATATGGTACTGTAGCTTCTCTTCTTCTTTCTCTCTGCCATATATCATCTCACTTGTATGTAGGTCTTGTATATTTTGAAACGTATCCAACTGAAAATCAGGAAATTCATTGTTGTTAAAGGCACGCTGTAATTTAGACAAGTCGATTAAAACTGACCGGATATCTTTATAACGGTCCAATTGACTGGTCGCAACCATTTTATCTATGATCATAGAGAGTATATGAGGTACATTTTTATTTTTATCGGAAACAAAATCTATTTTTTGTGTGATTATTGCATGATTAAACTCAAGCGCATCATCGTATCTATACGGTAATTCACCAATAAGAAGTTCATAAAAAATGATCCCTAAAACATATATATCAGATGATTGGTTGATAGATATTAGATCATGCAAAGCATGCTCTGGTGACAAATAATCTAAAGTTACCTCTCTGTCATCCAATAGTGTGATATGAGAGATTTTTACCTCTTCTTTTTCGTTTATCAAAATCGTTGAAGGGCTAAGATGATTAAAAAGAAAATTTTGTTTATGTAGTGCATAAATACCTTGACATATCTCTATGGCAATATGTAAAAATCTATCTATATCAAGAGGTTTCTTCTTCACATATTCATTTAATGGGTGATATTGATTACTTGTCATGCTCAACTGCTTCAATGTTTAGAAAAACTTCTATACGCTTTCCATTTTAAAAACATCTCTTGACCTACATCGTTTTCATCCATAGTTTCAGCAGCATAGTTCATAAGTACTGCTTCCAAGAATGTACTATAATCCAAAGCGATCGCGCCTTTCTCTTGACTTTGCGGTACATCTCCTGCCCTGTCCTGGAACCATTCATTCCATGTGTCAGAACCTGGTGTATACATTTTCCAAGGCTGATTTTTATACGCTTTCGCAGGGTATAAAAATGTATTCATATGAAAATTATTTGGCAGATAACTGGAAGTACCATGACAACTGAGACATGAAGAACTTCTTAGTGCCTTGACCATGGTACCATTTA is a genomic window of Sulfurovum sp. XGS-02 containing:
- a CDS encoding diguanylate cyclase yields the protein MTSNQYHPLNEYVKKKPLDIDRFLHIAIEICQGIYALHKQNFLFNHLSPSTILINEKEEVKISHITLLDDREVTLDYLSPEHALHDLISINQSSDIYVLGIIFYELLIGELPYRYDDALEFNHAIITQKIDFVSDKNKNVPHILSMIIDKMVATSQLDRYKDIRSVLIDLSKLQRAFNNNEFPDFQLDTFQNIQDLHTSEMIYGREKEEEKLQYHIDLKSDNVNKIILVQGKSGMGKSSFINKVIDKNKNNFSHICKFKLDSGEQSTPYQILYITLSTMVREIISQDEKTLKRYRNKLLSSLGEQAYMLTEVIPEIHMILGQDPSTEHVKNKEQKVNLDNLLVRFMQIFLLDERPLCIFADDIQWADVVTLQWIKSVILNLENVIVFMAYRDDETEISDNPLFGTVLQELKVFDLKIYEMTMSPLSKDHIETLIRDNIQLEVGKEVADIIFERTRGNPFFVKEYLKQLYKDDVIWFDMQQLEWRCDLHKINALQISDNVFDMLSNNIDSLSPYVRNLLCIASCMGNTFSHELLKNVFNQDELFEKSLALALASGWIVIDHTNTLDEKRYRFLHDKMQHAIHNLLLGKVLHKVHYKIGCQQEQSREVQDHQNLLECVNHLNIGSAYVRDKKYLAKLNLDASIYAKKSGDFESALKYIKKAMEFYCFNHSVENTVLILKQRAECEHLCNHSGVAIEYYEKALEVAQTILQKGEIYELLIKLYSDIAQFKNAYEVGRVAAESFGILIPKTFVPPLFISEFLGLKLKLRRYSVEDLIELPESNDENFKMTIKIMANILQAAYQIRPALCVANAMIIVKLCLEHGLTKESVIGFTVYGVIFEGGILRNHKLGYAYSRFSFDMLKRFENTTQHAEVQFVCGYFGISWIRPAMETEEVWHNAYKNGLEIGDWFHTGCAAAGIIQSMFMRGVAFEDILIQIKDFEKIILDIGAKEQYGAILSVKQTILNLTGKTKTLHSYDSDNFDESSYVESLEDYESEHFAHYYYVNKMTALYLQQAYKEAHQISLQGKKFAKSSKGMLHHTEYLFYDAMILAKLIETKDILTRRKYKNTIENVKKKFVKWAGECAENFLVRANILQAELYRIENNYKEAFLYYEKAIDLAQIYGQRHLRAITNRLAAELYETLGQKRAVKIYKDESLRNFNKWGINYIEYTGEEENLSFDVKTLIKVSEVIAQEHEFSSLLKTLIRIIMESAGAQHGHLLLKEDSGFVVQASANEDFSVVDVMQEIPYTDVDMIVHPIINYVLRTKESIVIDDMTQNNIFDTSYVSTRLIKSLFCAPLILQGELRGIIYLENNLVSSVFTGDKVRFLQHLSGQIVISIENTMVYSRLEEKIKQRTQDLEVSKEELKLLASIDPMTKLYNRRYFSEISEDIFNMNQRTNNEISLIMFDIDDFKSVNDTYGHHIGDKVIIGVANILLEHTRKSDIVCRFGGEEYIILLPDTDLESSMQIAQNIWELVEKMVITYDQERQLQVTISVGVSMVDLVADNNIEVAINKADNALYEAKRSGKNKVVAYKEKYRR